Proteins encoded together in one Felis catus isolate Fca126 chromosome B3, F.catus_Fca126_mat1.0, whole genome shotgun sequence window:
- the ACTR10 gene encoding actin-related protein 10 isoform X1: MPLYEGLGSGGEKTAVVIDLGEAFTKCGFAGETGPRCIIPSVIKKAGLPKPIKVVQYNINTEELYSYLKEFIHILYFRHLLVNPRDRRVVVIESVLCPSHFRETLTRVLFKYFEVPSVLLAPSHLMALLTLGINSAMVLDCGYRESLVLPIYEGIPVLNCWGALPLGGKALHKELETQLLEQCTVDTGAAKEQSLPSVMGSIPEGVLEDIKVRTCFVSDLKRGLKIQAAKFNIDGNTERPSPPPNVDYPLDGEKILHVLGSIRDSVVEILFEQDNEEKSVATLILDSLIQCPIDTRKQLAENLVVIGGTSMLPGFLHRLLAEIRYLVEKPKYKKVLGTKTFRIHTPPAKANCVAWLGGAIFGALQDILGSRSVSKEYYNQTGRIPDWCSLNNPPLEMMFDVGKTQPPLMKRAFSTEK, translated from the exons ATGCCTCTGTATGAAGGCCTGGGGAGCGGCGGGGAGAAAACGGCAGTGGTGATAGACCTAGGAGAGGCTTTTACCAA GTGTGGATTTGCTGGAGAAACTGGTCCAAGATGCATAATTCCTAGTGTGATAAAAAAAGCTGGCTTGcctaag ccTATCAAAGTTGTTCAATATAATATCAATACAGAAGAATTATATTCCTACTTAAAGGAATTCATCCACATACTGTATTTCAG GCATCTGTTGGTGAATCCTAGAGACCGCCGAGTTGTGGTTATCGAGTCGGTATTATGTCCTTCCCACTTCAGAGAGACACTCACTCGTGttcttttcaagtattttgag GTTCCATCTGTCCTGCTTGCTCCAAGTCATCTAATGGCTCTTCTGACACTTGGAATAAATTCGGCCATGGTCCTGGATTGTGGATATAGGGAGAGCCTCGTGTTACCT ATATATGAAGGGATCCCAGTACTGAATTGTTGGGGAGCACTCCCTCTAGGAGGAAAAGCTCTTCACAA gGAGTTGGAAACTCAGCTACTGGAACAATGTACTGTTGACACAGGTGCTGCTAAAGAGCAGAGCCTTCCCTCTGTGATGG gTTCAATTCCAGAAGGTGTCCTAGAGGACATTAAAG tGCGCACTTGCTTTGTAAGTGATCTGAAACGTGGATTAAAAATCCAAGCAGCAAAATTTAATATTGATGGGAATACTGAg CGTCCCTCACCACCCCCAAATGTTGACTACCCATTAGATGGAGAGAAGATTTTACATGTTCTTGGATCAATCAG AGATTCGGTTGTGGAAATTCTGTTTGAACAAGATAATGAAGAGAAATCAGTTGCCACTTTAATACTGGATTCTCTTATACAG TGCCCAATAGACACCAGAAAGCAGCTCGCAGAGAATTTGGTAGTCATAGGTGGCACGTCGATGTTGCCAGGATTTCTCCACAGATTGCTGGCGGAAATAAGGTATTTGGtagaaaaaccaaaatataaaaaagtactCGGCACCAAGACATTCCGAATCCATACTCCACCTGCAAAGGCCAATTGTGTGGCGTGGTTGGGAG GAGCTATTTTTGGTGCACTACAAGACATACTTGGGAGCCGTTCAGTCTCAAAGGAATATTATAATCAGACAGGCCGTATACCTGATTGGTGTTCTCTTAACAACCCTCCGTTGGAGATGATGTTTGATGTTGGAAAAACTCAGCCACCTCTGATGAAGAGAGCATTTTCCACTGAGAAATAA
- the ACTR10 gene encoding actin-related protein 10 isoform X2: protein MRETAHINKEVKPYRCGFAGETGPRCIIPSVIKKAGLPKPIKVVQYNINTEELYSYLKEFIHILYFRHLLVNPRDRRVVVIESVLCPSHFRETLTRVLFKYFEVPSVLLAPSHLMALLTLGINSAMVLDCGYRESLVLPIYEGIPVLNCWGALPLGGKALHKELETQLLEQCTVDTGAAKEQSLPSVMGSIPEGVLEDIKVRTCFVSDLKRGLKIQAAKFNIDGNTERPSPPPNVDYPLDGEKILHVLGSIRDSVVEILFEQDNEEKSVATLILDSLIQCPIDTRKQLAENLVVIGGTSMLPGFLHRLLAEIRYLVEKPKYKKVLGTKTFRIHTPPAKANCVAWLGGAIFGALQDILGSRSVSKEYYNQTGRIPDWCSLNNPPLEMMFDVGKTQPPLMKRAFSTEK from the exons ATGAGAGAAACTGCACACATAAACAAAGAGGTGAAGCCCTATAG GTGTGGATTTGCTGGAGAAACTGGTCCAAGATGCATAATTCCTAGTGTGATAAAAAAAGCTGGCTTGcctaag ccTATCAAAGTTGTTCAATATAATATCAATACAGAAGAATTATATTCCTACTTAAAGGAATTCATCCACATACTGTATTTCAG GCATCTGTTGGTGAATCCTAGAGACCGCCGAGTTGTGGTTATCGAGTCGGTATTATGTCCTTCCCACTTCAGAGAGACACTCACTCGTGttcttttcaagtattttgag GTTCCATCTGTCCTGCTTGCTCCAAGTCATCTAATGGCTCTTCTGACACTTGGAATAAATTCGGCCATGGTCCTGGATTGTGGATATAGGGAGAGCCTCGTGTTACCT ATATATGAAGGGATCCCAGTACTGAATTGTTGGGGAGCACTCCCTCTAGGAGGAAAAGCTCTTCACAA gGAGTTGGAAACTCAGCTACTGGAACAATGTACTGTTGACACAGGTGCTGCTAAAGAGCAGAGCCTTCCCTCTGTGATGG gTTCAATTCCAGAAGGTGTCCTAGAGGACATTAAAG tGCGCACTTGCTTTGTAAGTGATCTGAAACGTGGATTAAAAATCCAAGCAGCAAAATTTAATATTGATGGGAATACTGAg CGTCCCTCACCACCCCCAAATGTTGACTACCCATTAGATGGAGAGAAGATTTTACATGTTCTTGGATCAATCAG AGATTCGGTTGTGGAAATTCTGTTTGAACAAGATAATGAAGAGAAATCAGTTGCCACTTTAATACTGGATTCTCTTATACAG TGCCCAATAGACACCAGAAAGCAGCTCGCAGAGAATTTGGTAGTCATAGGTGGCACGTCGATGTTGCCAGGATTTCTCCACAGATTGCTGGCGGAAATAAGGTATTTGGtagaaaaaccaaaatataaaaaagtactCGGCACCAAGACATTCCGAATCCATACTCCACCTGCAAAGGCCAATTGTGTGGCGTGGTTGGGAG GAGCTATTTTTGGTGCACTACAAGACATACTTGGGAGCCGTTCAGTCTCAAAGGAATATTATAATCAGACAGGCCGTATACCTGATTGGTGTTCTCTTAACAACCCTCCGTTGGAGATGATGTTTGATGTTGGAAAAACTCAGCCACCTCTGATGAAGAGAGCATTTTCCACTGAGAAATAA